One Jannaschia sp. GRR-S6-38 genomic window carries:
- a CDS encoding sarcosine oxidase subunit gamma, with amino-acid sequence MPDVTITALPPVGMVALRGDPELLGRAVAEIAGPGTPAARMRTEAQGRGLLWMSPDDLLLTCDYAEAPALAERLAAALAGDFATVAVVSDARAVFALEGAVEDLLARLMPVDFARLAPAEVRRSRMAQIPAAIWREGEGWRLVCFRSVAGYAEGLLHNAAPVGA; translated from the coding sequence ATGCCTGACGTCACCATCACCGCGCTGCCGCCCGTCGGGATGGTCGCGCTGCGCGGCGATCCGGAGCTGCTGGGCCGCGCCGTCGCCGAGATCGCGGGCCCCGGCACGCCGGCGGCGCGGATGCGGACGGAAGCGCAGGGCAGGGGCCTTCTTTGGATGTCGCCGGACGACCTTCTGCTGACCTGCGACTACGCCGAAGCCCCGGCGCTGGCCGAGCGGCTGGCGGCCGCGCTCGCGGGCGACTTCGCGACCGTTGCCGTGGTCAGCGACGCCCGCGCGGTCTTCGCGCTGGAGGGTGCGGTCGAGGATCTGCTCGCCCGCCTGATGCCCGTCGATTTCGCCCGCCTCGCCCCGGCCGAAGTGCGCCGCAGCCGGATGGCCCAGATCCCCGCCGCCATCTGGCGCGAGGGCGAGGGCTGGCGGCTCGTGTGCTTCCGCTCCGTGGCCGGCTATGCCGAGGGCCTGCTGCACAACGCGGCGCCCGTCGGGGCTTGA
- a CDS encoding sarcosine oxidase subunit alpha family protein, whose translation MTQRLKTGGRLIDRKRPLGIRFDGRWMKAYAGDTLASALLANGQLVMGRSFKYHRPRSVVASGPEEPNALLGIGEGARFTPNIRATEQPVREGLQAHSQNAWPALGFDIGRVNDWGARFLPAGFYYKTFIHPRPLWKHVFEPFIRRAAGLGAAPTEADADRYEHRYAFCDTLIVGGGIAGLTAALGAAQAGGRVMLVERAGHWGGRAPVDGAVIDGRPAADWVKDAVETLEKSGNVTLHLRCEGSGVYDHGYVLLNEALDGDGPRERVWRVRAGQVIAATGAIERPLSFAGNDTPGVILAGALRDYVVNFGVSLGDRTIIVTNNDDAYRTAKVLLEAGLQVPAILDARDAPDSPIIREIKAMGVNVHAGRGIAKVLGRDRVTGVAVCLQAGEGAVLQEIGCDAIAMSGGWSPAVHLYSHCGGKLWWDEARVMFRPDPDRPPTDQDGKGFVTCIGAASGMLTTAEVLTDAAEAFEIDAPDAEAVAEAPIEAVWMMPQGAGPKLRAKMWLDFQNDVKVSDLRLAAQEGFESVEHAKRYTTLGMATDQGKLSNINGLAILADRLDEAIPQVGTTTFRPPYTPVTIGALAGEARGALFQPLRRTPMHDWHDAHGAHWEPVGQWRRPYCYLRKGETPAAAVAREVRATRDGLGLLDASTLGKILVRGPDAGRFLDMLYTNMMSTLKPGRCRYGLMCDENGFLIDDGVVARIDDQTFLCHTTTGGADRIHGWMEDWLQCEWWDWKVHTLNLTEQFAQIAVVGPKARAVLETLGGMDVSAEALPFMAWADGTLGGFDIRAFRISFSGELSYELSVPSTQGLALWEALHAAGAEFGATPYGTEALHVMRAEKGFIMIGDETDGTVIPQDLGLDWAISKKKDDYLGKRGQARSEFQKPDRWKLVGLETLDGSVLEDGAYALAEGTNANGQRNTQGRVTSTYHSPTLGRGIAMGLVERGPQRMGEVIAFTRIGKDPVEARIVSPVFYDPEGEKQNA comes from the coding sequence ATGACCCAGCGCCTCAAGACCGGTGGCCGCCTGATCGACCGCAAGCGCCCGCTTGGCATCCGCTTCGACGGACGCTGGATGAAGGCCTATGCGGGAGACACGCTTGCCTCCGCGCTGCTTGCCAATGGCCAGCTCGTCATGGGGCGCAGCTTCAAATATCACCGGCCCCGCTCCGTCGTGGCCAGCGGCCCGGAGGAGCCGAACGCCCTGCTGGGCATCGGGGAGGGCGCCCGGTTCACGCCCAATATCCGCGCCACCGAGCAGCCCGTCCGCGAGGGGCTGCAGGCGCACAGCCAGAACGCCTGGCCCGCGCTCGGCTTCGATATCGGTCGGGTCAACGACTGGGGCGCGCGTTTCCTGCCCGCGGGGTTCTACTACAAGACCTTCATCCATCCCCGCCCGCTCTGGAAGCATGTGTTCGAGCCGTTCATCCGCCGGGCCGCCGGCCTCGGCGCCGCGCCGACCGAGGCCGATGCCGACCGCTACGAACACCGCTACGCCTTCTGCGACACGCTGATCGTCGGCGGCGGGATCGCCGGACTGACCGCAGCCCTGGGCGCGGCGCAGGCCGGGGGCCGCGTGATGCTGGTCGAACGCGCGGGCCATTGGGGCGGGCGCGCCCCGGTCGATGGCGCCGTGATCGACGGCCGCCCCGCGGCCGATTGGGTGAAGGACGCCGTCGAAACGCTTGAAAAGTCCGGCAACGTCACGCTCCACCTGCGCTGCGAAGGCTCCGGCGTCTACGATCACGGCTATGTCCTGCTGAACGAGGCGCTCGACGGCGACGGCCCGCGCGAGCGGGTCTGGCGCGTCCGCGCGGGTCAGGTCATCGCCGCGACCGGCGCGATCGAGCGCCCGCTGAGCTTCGCGGGCAACGACACGCCCGGCGTGATCCTGGCCGGTGCGCTGCGCGACTACGTGGTCAATTTCGGCGTCTCGCTGGGCGACCGCACGATCATCGTCACCAACAATGACGACGCCTACCGCACCGCGAAGGTGCTGCTGGAAGCGGGGCTGCAGGTTCCCGCAATCCTCGACGCGCGCGACGCACCAGACAGCCCGATCATTCGCGAAATCAAGGCGATGGGCGTCAACGTTCACGCGGGCCGCGGCATCGCCAAGGTGCTGGGCCGGGACCGCGTGACCGGCGTCGCGGTCTGCCTGCAGGCGGGCGAAGGCGCGGTGCTGCAGGAAATCGGCTGCGACGCCATCGCCATGTCCGGCGGCTGGTCGCCCGCGGTCCATCTCTACTCGCATTGCGGCGGCAAACTCTGGTGGGACGAGGCGCGCGTCATGTTCCGCCCCGATCCCGACCGCCCGCCCACGGACCAGGACGGCAAGGGCTTCGTGACCTGCATCGGCGCGGCGAGCGGCATGCTGACCACCGCCGAGGTGCTGACCGATGCCGCCGAGGCCTTCGAGATCGACGCCCCCGACGCCGAGGCGGTCGCGGAGGCCCCGATCGAGGCCGTCTGGATGATGCCGCAGGGCGCGGGCCCGAAGCTGCGCGCGAAGATGTGGCTCGACTTCCAGAACGACGTGAAGGTCTCGGACCTGCGGCTGGCCGCGCAGGAGGGCTTCGAAAGCGTCGAGCACGCCAAGCGCTACACCACGCTCGGGATGGCGACGGACCAGGGAAAGCTCAGCAACATCAACGGGCTCGCCATCCTGGCCGACCGGCTGGACGAGGCGATCCCGCAGGTCGGCACCACCACTTTCCGGCCGCCCTACACCCCCGTGACCATCGGCGCGCTCGCGGGCGAGGCGCGGGGCGCGCTGTTCCAGCCGCTGCGCCGCACGCCGATGCATGACTGGCACGACGCCCATGGCGCGCATTGGGAGCCGGTGGGCCAGTGGCGGCGGCCCTATTGCTACCTGCGAAAGGGCGAGACGCCTGCGGCCGCCGTCGCCCGCGAGGTCCGCGCCACGCGCGACGGGCTGGGCCTGCTCGACGCCTCGACGCTGGGCAAGATCCTCGTGCGCGGTCCCGATGCGGGGCGCTTCCTCGATATGCTCTACACGAACATGATGAGCACGCTGAAGCCGGGCCGCTGCCGCTACGGCCTGATGTGCGACGAGAATGGCTTCCTGATCGACGACGGGGTCGTCGCGCGCATCGACGACCAGACCTTCCTTTGCCACACCACGACCGGCGGGGCCGACCGCATCCACGGCTGGATGGAGGATTGGCTGCAATGCGAGTGGTGGGACTGGAAGGTCCACACGCTCAACCTGACCGAGCAATTCGCGCAGATCGCCGTGGTCGGCCCCAAGGCCCGCGCGGTGCTAGAGACGCTGGGCGGCATGGATGTCTCGGCCGAGGCGCTGCCCTTCATGGCCTGGGCCGACGGCACGCTCGGCGGCTTCGATATCCGCGCCTTCCGCATCAGCTTCTCGGGCGAGCTCAGCTACGAATTGTCCGTGCCGTCGACGCAGGGCCTGGCCCTCTGGGAGGCGCTGCACGCCGCCGGCGCCGAATTCGGCGCGACGCCCTACGGCACCGAGGCGCTGCACGTGATGCGCGCCGAGAAGGGTTTCATCATGATCGGGGACGAGACCGACGGCACCGTCATCCCGCAGGATCTCGGCCTCGACTGGGCGATCTCGAAGAAGAAGGACGACTATCTCGGCAAGCGCGGACAGGCGCGGTCCGAGTTCCAGAAGCCCGACCGCTGGAAGCTCGTCGGCCTCGAGACGCTGGACGGCTCGGTGCTCGAGGACGGCGCCTATGCCCTGGCCGAGGGCACCAACGCCAACGGCCAGCGCAACACGCAGGGGCGCGTCACGTCGACCTACCATTCGCCCACGCTGGGCCGCGGCATCGCCATGGGCCTCGTCGAACGCGGCCCGCAGCGGATGGGCGAGGTGATCGCCTTCACTCGCATCGGCAAGGACCCGGTCGAGGCGCGGATCGTCAGCCCGGTTTTCTACGATCCCGAGGGGGAGAAGCAGAATGCCTGA